In the genome of Bradyrhizobium ottawaense, the window GATCGGCCCGATCGTGCCGAACTGGATCATTCCCGGCAGCAACGTGCCGTTCCGTTCGGCGGTCGCGACCGATTGCGTCCGCTTTGTCGGCGAGTGCGTGGCGCTGGTCGTCGCGGAAACGCTGGCTGAAGCCTATGATGCCGTCGGGAGGATCGACGTCGAGTACGACGTGCTGCCCGCCGTGATCGATGAGGAAGTCGCGATCCGGGAGGGCGCACCGCAGCTCCATGACAACGTTCCGGGCAATATCACCACGATCTACAAAGTACGCGGCGGCGACTACCAGAACGCCGCCCGCGAGGCCGATCATGTCATCGGCCTGCGCGTCGTCAACAACCGCCTGATCCCCACCTGCATGGAAACGCGCGCGGTCGTTGCTTCGCCTGAGCCGGACGGCACCTTGACGGTTTATATCGGCAGTCAGGTTCCCCACATGCACCGACGCTGGATCGCCGAGACAGTCGGTATTCCCGAGCATCAATTGCGGGTGGTCGCACCTGATATCGGAGGCGGCTTCGGCGCCAAGATGCATCTATACCCGGAGGACCTGCTCTGCCCCTATCTCGCGCGCGAACTTGGCGCACCGGTCAAGTGGTGGGAGAGCCGCTCCGAGAGCCACCAATCGACCAGCCATGGTCGCGCCCATACGGAAAATATCGAGGTCGCGTTCAGGAACGACGGCAAGATTCTCGGCCTAAAGGTTGAGACCCTCGGCAACGTCGGCGCCTACCTGTCGAACATGGCGAGCGGCGGTCCGACCGTGAATACCATCAACTTTGGAACCGGCACCTACAAGATAGACAACTATGAGGCAATTTCCCGCGTCGTCATGACCAATACCGTGCCGGTTGATGCCTATCGCGGCTATGGGCGGCCCGAAGGCGCTTATATTGCCGAGCGCGCGATCGATGCGGTGGCACGCCACCTCAAGCTCGACCAGGTCGAAGTGCGGCGGAAGAATTTCGTTCAATCGACGGAATTTCCCTACCGGCCCTACGGCAGCACGGGCGTCATGTACGACAGCGGCAATTACCAGGGCTTGCTCGACAAGGCGCTCGCGGCCTTCGACTATGAAGGCCGCCGCAGCGAATGCCAAGCCTTGCGCGGAAGCGGCATCTATCGGGGCATTGGCGTCGCCGCCTATACGCATATGTGCGGGATGGCACCATCACGCCGGTTGGCTGTGAGCGGATTCGACCGGGGCGGCTGGGAGAGCGCGCGGGTCAGCATCGACTCCAGCGGACGAGCCACGATCTATTCGGGCTCGATGAGCCAGGGACAAGGCCATATCACGTCGTTGTCGCAGATCGCTGCCGATGTGTTGCAGATTCCGATTGAAGACATTGACATCGTACAGGGTGACACGCGCCAGGTACAGGCCGGCCACGGTACCTTCAATTCCCGTTCGATGGCGGTCGGCGGATCCAGCGTGCACGTGTCCTCGCAACGAATTGTCGCAAAGGCGAAGAAGATCGCGGCGGGCATGCTGGAAGTGGACGAGAAGGACGTTTCTTATTCGGCCGGCGCGTTCAGCGTGCCCGGTACCGATATCGCGCCGGTAACCTTCCCAAAGGTCGCCCGCATGGCCTATGTCGGGCATAAACTGCCGGATGGCGTCGCGCCCGGCCTTGATGAGACGGTGTTTTACGACCCGACCGGCATGGGTTCGCCGTCAGGCGTCCACCTCGCTTATGTCGAGGTCGATCCGGAGACCGGGATCGTCGATATCCTCGACTATGTCGCGATTGACGACGTCGGCACGCTGATCAATCCCCGTCTCGCGGCCGGCCAGATCCATGGCGGCGTCGTGCAGGGCATCGCACAAGCGCTCTATGAAGAGGTCAGCTACGATCCCGACAATGGGCAGCTTCTGACCGGCTCGCTGCTCGACTATGCCGTTCCGCGCGCCGAGCATGTGCCGAATATCCGATCGCTATTCCAGCAAACCCCCTCGCCAACCAACCCAATTGGCGTCAAGGGCATCGGCGAGAGTGGCTCGATTGCCGCCCCGCCCTGCATGGTTCACGCCGTGCTCGACGCCTTGTCGCCGTTCGGGATCAAACACCTGGACATGCCGCTGACGCCGCCACGAGTCTGGGCTGCGGTGCAGCAAGCACGCATGGGAGCGTCCCAATGATCCCCGCAGCCTTCGATTATGTTCGCGCATCTTCGCTTGCCCAGGCGATCGATCTGTTGCGCGACGATCCCGAGGGAACAAAGCTTCTGGCTGGCGGCCATACCTTGCTGCCGGCGTTGAAGCTGCGGTTGGCATCGCCCGAACTGCTGGTCGATATTGGCGGCATCTCCGAGCTCAAGGAAATCGAGATCAGCGAAACCGGCATCAGGATCGGAGCGCTGGCCACCCATGCCGAACTGTTGAATTCCGAGCCCCTATACAGGGACTTGCCGATCTTTCGCCAAGCTGCCAGCCTGATTGCTGATCCCCAGGTGCGCAACCGCGGCACAATCGGCGGCTCGCTCGCGAACGCCGATCCCGCGGCTGACTGGCCGGCGGTAGCGGTGGCGCTTCAGGCAGAGATCGAGATCGTGGGCCCGAATGGCCTCCGAAGGGTGGCGGCGCGGGACTTCTTTATCGATATCTTTTCGACTGTGCTGGAACCGGACGAAATTCTCGTAAGCGTCCATATCCCTCGGCCGAGGACTGGCATGCACTTCATCTATCGAAAGATCCGGCATCCCGCGAGCGGCTTTGCGGTCGTGGGAATCGCGGTCGGCGTGCGGTTGCAAGAGGGGGCGGTTGACGGGATTTCCATCGGCGTGACCGGTGCAGCGAACCACGCCTTCGCCGGCCAACGCGCTTCCGATTTCCTGATCGGCAAGACACTTTCGCGGGACAACATCGAACAGGCGGCAAAATTGTTGAGTGAGACCACCGAGTGCCTCTCCGACCGCTACGCTTCGGCGGAATACCGTGCGAATCTGATCCGGATCGAGACCCGGCGCGCATTATTTGCGCTTGCGTCGTGAAACCGGCGCCTTAGGGCCGGCCGCAGCACGATCGGCGGCATCGCCACCAAATCGCTTGCGGTTGAATGGAACAGCACCTGTGCCGGCAACGATCTCGACGTCCTCAAGCCGCAACGGCTTGCCGCCGCTCGTCCGCAATGCCGGATATTCGATCGGTCGTCCGGCGCGTTCGCGGAACACGACCTGCGGCCCTGCGGGCTCCGCCAACCAGTCGTCACCCCATTTCTTAAGCGCGAGATAGGCCGGAAAGAAATCGCGTCCTTTCTCGGTCAGAACGTATTCGTATCGCCCGGCGTGTTCAGCCAGCGGCACCCGCGTCATGACGCCGGCATCAATGAACTTCTTCAGCCGGGTGCTCAAGATATTGGGGGCGATCCCGATATAGTATTCAAACTCGTCGAAGCGTTTCACGCCGTAATAGGCCTCGCGCAGGATCAGGATGGACCAGCGGTCGCCGACGACTTCCATGGCGCGCGCCATGGAACATTCCTTGTTTGCAAGACGGCTCCGCTTCACACTGGACATAGCTCTTTCAACCCCGAACTCAGCTCATACCATATTGAGCGGGATTCGCGTATGTCCAGTGCGCCCTTCGGCGTTTCTAATCAGGCCGCCTGCCCCGGCTCGGCTTCCGGCTTGGCGACGATGTCTGACTCCAGCGCACGCCGATGCGAAACGAGCGCGCCCGCTTCGCTTAAGCGTTTCAATTCCACCTCGCTGACCCCCAGTTCGCTGAAGACCGCGAAATTATGCTCGCCCTGAAAGGCGGGCGTTCCAATCGGTGTCAACTCTTCTGCTGAAAAATGCCACGGCCGGCCCGGCAACCGATATTCGCCGCCGCTGCGATCAGGGACGCGTTGGACGGCGCCCCAGTAATCGCTCCACTCCGATGCCGTGAGCTCCTTGATGGAACGGATCTCGCCCATGGCGATCTTGGCCTCATCGAACTGTGCGTCGAGGGTCGCCATATCCGGAAAGGTCAGGATCCAAGACTGGATGATCTGGTGGAGCACGCCGAAATTCAAGCGGCGCGCGGCAGCGCTGGAGAACCGCGGATCTTCCATCAGATCGACGCGACGCATGGCGCGCAGCCACGACGGAAAGGTCCGGCTGCCGATAATGCTGGTCGCGACCGTGAAATGTTCGCCTTGCGGCCCTGTGAAGAACGAGCAGTCAGTGGCGCCGAGCACCGCAGGCTCGGCCCCAATGTCGTCATCGGAAAGATCGACATGCGCGCGTTCGTTGACCGCGAGCAGCGTCGCCGCCATTGCAATGTCGATATACTGGCCCTGCCCGGTCCTCTGGCGACTGTTGAGCGCCGCAAGTATCGCAATTACTGCCTGCAATCCGGCGTAGACGTCGGCATGCGATAGGCTATCGGTGCGCGGCTCCGTCAGCGCGCTGCCATAGTGTCGAACGCTGTTTTCGGTAAAGCCGGCTTCGGCCTGCACGGTTGGTGCATAGGCCATCCGGCTCCGCCAGGGCCCCCCTTGGCCATAGCCAGTGATCGACGCGTAGATCAGCCGGGGGTTGCGTTTCGACAGCGTAGTGTAATCCAGCCCGAAGAAACTCAGGGTGCCCGCGCGGAAATTTTCGACCACGATATCGGCGGTGTCGCAGAGTTTTAGCGTCAACTCATAAGCGCCGGGGATATTGAGATTGATGCTTACGTTGCGTTTGCCGGCATTTTGCTGAGCGTAGTAACCCGACATGCCGTCGGTCGATGGAAACGCAAAGCGGGAAACGTCCGGGCTTGGCGGTTCGATCTTGATGACCTCGGCGCCGAGGTCCTGCAAGGTCCGTGCGCACAGCGGACCAGCAAGCACGCGGGAGAAATCGACGACACGGATTCCACTCAAGGGGCCACTCATGTTCAGCGCCCCGCGAACTTTGCGAGACCTGGGCCATTCTTGCGGAATGACGCAAGACCGGTCTTGAGGTCCTCCGACGCCCATATCGGCGCCTGTACTCGTGCCATCGCCTCGTCCGCAGCCACCACGCCTTGGTTGACGGCGATATGCGCGAGTTCCTTGGTCGCGGCGTGCGCCACCGTCGGGCCCTGCGCAAACTCCTCTGCGATGGCCATCGTCGCCGTCTCCAACGACTCTTCCGGAACAGTGAGATTTATCAATCCCCACTTCTCCAGCGTTGGCGCATCGTAGCGCCGAGCCAGCATTGACATTTCCTTGGCGCGCTGCGCGCCGATACGCTGCACCTGACGCTGGATTCCTCCCAGTAAGGGATGCAGACCGAGTGTCGCCTCGACCGAACCGATCTTCGCCGAAGAAGCCGCGACAATGTAATCACACGATAGCGCAAGCTCGAGACCGCCACCCAGGCAAACGCCGTGAACGCTGGCGATCAACGGGATCGGCAGCAGCTCCATGAAACGCAGAAATTCGACGCCGTTCAGCCGCCGATTTTCACCGCCATGATCTGCGCTGCCTGCCTCTACCCGCTTCTCGAAGATATCCAGATCTGCACCAGCGGAGAAATGCCGCAGTCCGCTACGGACGACGATGGCGCGGCTGCCTGCTCTTTGCGCTGCCTCCACCTGCTCCACAATCGCGTTAAGGAGCTTGGGGCCGAGCAAGTTGTACGGCCGATAAACCATTGTCAAAACGGAAATATTGCCGCGCTGTTCGCACGTCACCAACGCATCCTCGGACAAAGCTGCCTCCTGTTTGCCGGCGGCTCTTGCGACCGCATCATTTGATTTGCGAAATGCAGGCTACACTACGACTTGCATTTTGCAAGTCGTCGTTTGCATCAAGTGGTTTGAAGCCCGATACGCCGAAGCTGCCGTGGAGTCCGATGGACCCGGAAGGAGAAACTCAGATTCGGTCCGCTGGAGAGGCTTCAGCAGTTGTGTTTCTGGTCTGATTGCGTACGGCCTGCCGACCGGCCTCCAAAAGGGCGTCAGACAGCCGCTTATCGCCGGCCGCACGTGCGAGCACGATCGAACCGACCATAGTGGCAATTGCGCCGGCGGCAGCCCGTCGCGCATCTGATGGCGATCTCTTCGGGATCAAGCCGGCGATGATATCGATCATTTTCTCCAGCCTCCCTGCAAACGTACGCCGCGCCTCGTGGCCTGAACGTCCGATATCCGCGGCTAGCGCCGGAAGTGCACAACCACAGGCCCGATTGTTGCGATGGCGAGGGCTCAGATAGGCCTCGACGACGGCGTCAAATCCTTTTTCGGCAGGCAATCCCTGCGTGAGATCCAGCCAATGGGCGACGGTTCGATCCATGGCCAAAGCGAGCGCCTCTACGACCAAGGCGTCGCGTGACTTGAAGTAGGTGTAGAAGCCGCCATGCGTCAGATCAGCGAGCTTCATCAGGTCGACCACACTCAAGCCGTCAGCACCGTTCTGACGCAGTCCATAGGAGGCACTTTCGACGATCCGTCTGGGCGTCTGCTGCCCGTGGTCTTTCGGGTAACGCATTGCCGGCTCCGGGGTAAGCTAAGATACAGGCCGCAGCTTAGGTGATTACCGTCATACAACAAATAAATTCCGCAAAAGGGCGCATATCCAAACCGAAAGCGGCACGAGAGAAAAGTTCATGAAGACGATATGACCGAAGTCAGACCGCCATCGACTGCAAGGATCTGACCTGTGATGTGCTTGCCGGCGTCGCTGGCGAAGAGAACCGCGGCGCCTTTCAGATCGTCCTCGTCGCCGATGCGGCTCAGCGGCGCGCCGGCGGCGAGCTTTTCGACCCCGACAGCTTCGATCGTGCCCTTCGTCATCCTCGACGGAAAGAAGCCGGGCGCCAGAGCATTGGCCGTAATTCCGTAGCGTCCCCAACTACCCGCCAGAGCCCGCGTGAAATTAACCACAGCGCCCTTGCTCGTATTGTAGGCGACCATCTGCATATCCCCCGAACTTCCGAACAGGCCCGCGATCGAAGCTAAGTTGATAATGCGGCCATATTTATTGGGGATCATCGAGTGCTTCGCAATCTGTTGGCTGAGCAGAAACAGCGAGCGGATGTTCAGATTCATCACCTTGTCCCACGCCTCGATCGGGTGATCCTCGGTCGGCGCGCCCCAGGTTGCGCCCGCGTTGTTCACCAGAATGTCCACCCGGCCGAGCTTCTTAATCGCTTCGTCAGTGAGCCGCTTGACGTCTTCGTCCCTGGAATTATCCGCAGCGATCCAGTCCGACTTAATGCCGAGACCGGCAAGGTGCGCTTGGGCTTTTTCCAGGTCTTGCGACTTGCGAGACGAAATCAAGACCCGAGCCCCTTGCTCGCCTAGCGCCTCCGCGATTTGCAGCCCAAGGCCACGGGAGCCGCCCGTGACGAGGGCATTCTTGCCGGTGAGATCGAATGCCTTCTTGATGCTTCCCATAGTCAAATCCTCAAGCTCGTGGGCAAAGTCCTGCTGCGCGGTTACGTCGCGATCCGCGGATCTCTACTTCCCGCGGAACACTGCCGAGCGACGCTCCACGAAAGACTGGATGCCTTCTTTCATGTCTTCGCTGCTGAAGACGCGATCCTTGATCTTGGGAATGTAATCGATCGCAGCTATCTCGCCCGCCTCAATATATTTCAATGCGGCTTCCTTCGTCACCTGAATGCCGATCGGAGCGTTCTTCGCGATGAGTTGTGCGATCTCCATCGCGCGGGCAACCTGTTGGCCGGGAGCCACGACTTCCTGAACAAGCCCGATTTTGTGCGCTCGGGCCGCATTGAACTCGTCGCACAGGAACAGATGATACATCGCATCTCCCCAGCCCGCCCGGGTCAGATAGCGAAAGTGGGCCCCTCCAAGCGGCGCGATCCCGCGCTTTGACTCCATCTGGCAGAACCGGGCGTCATCGGCCGCAACGACGATATCGCCGGCCAGCATCATTTCGATACCGATCGTGAAACAGATGCCCTGCACTGCCGTCACAATCGGCTTGCGGCAACGGCTTTTCAACGCAAACGCATCGATGTTTCCGGCCTTGATCTCGGTGTTCTCGGCCTTCGGTCCAAAGAATTTCGGCATATCCAGCCCGGCCGTAAAATCAGGGCCTTCGGCACAGAGTACCCCGACCCAGTAGTCGTCCGTTCGGTCGAGAAGCGTCATTGCATCCGAAATCTGCGCCATCATCTGCGGGCTGAAGGAGTTCTTCTTCGCCACATTGTCGATGATGATCTTGAACACATACCCGTGCACCTCGGTCCGGATCTGGCCAACCTGGGTCTTCGTGTCATTCATTTGCAAGTCTCCGAATGGCTTCAGGCGACTGTGCGACGACACGCAGGTTTTCCCCGTCGGCCGGGCTGCAGGCAGCAGCTTTGAACAGTCACCGAAACACTTAGCTACAAGACCTTTTGATAACCGCTATTGGTCGCGATCGCCCTGCCGTGAAACCCTTTCGTCGCGAGCTTAGTTCAGTTCAGAGAATGCGGATCGTTCGAATGCCATCAGTTCTTCCGTCCGGCCGTCACGCACCTTCAGGAGCCACTGCGGATCCTGAAGCAGCGCCCGCCCGACCGCGACCAGATCGAACTCCTCGCGATCGAGACGTCGGATCAGCTCGCCGAGGATGCGGGACGGGAGCTTTCTCCGCCATATGCCGCAATGAACTCGCCGGTCAGACCGACCGAGCCCACCGAAATCGTCGGCACTCCCGTCACCTTCTTCGCCCATCCGGCGAAATTCAAATCGGAGCCATCGAACTCCGGTTCCCAGAACCGCCGTTGCGAGCAATGCAGAACGTCGACACCCGCCTCGACCAGAGGTTTGAGCCAGGCCTCCAATGCGCGGGGCGTATCGGCCAGCTTCACTTCATAGTCTTGTTGTTTCCACTGGCTGATGCGGAGCAATATCGGAAAGTCCGCGCCGACGGACTTGCGCACCGCGTGAACGATATCAGCGGCAAACCGCGCCCGGCCCGGCAGGTCCCTGCCTCCGTAAGCATCCTCGCGCCGATTGGTGCCCTCCCAGAAGAACTGATCGATCAGATAGCCGTGCGCGCCATGCAATTCGACCGCATCGAACCCCAGCGCTTCGCCGCAAGCGCCGCATCGGCGAACGCGCGAATGGCGTCCGAGATGTCCTCCTCGCTCATCGGCTCGCCGAACTTCTTCTCGGGTCGCGACAGACCGGACGGGCTGTCATAGTCGCCGGGAGGAGACCAATTCTGAGCACGGGTGCGAACGGCGCCGACATGCCAAAGCTGCGGCGCCATCAGGCCACCCGCGGCGTGCACCTCGTCAACCACACGCCGCCACCCGGCCAGCTCCTTCTCTCCATGAAAGCGGGGAACGTTCGGATCGTTCAGGGAGGCCGGACGATCCACGCCCGTGCCTTCCGATATGATCAGCCCGACCGCGCCTTCGGCACGGCGCCGGTAATATTGCGCGACGTCTTCGGTTGGAATGCCGCCCGGAGAGAACGAGCGCGTCATCGGCGCCATCACGACACGGTTCGGCAGGTTCAGCCCTTTCAGCTTGAAAGGCCGGAAAAGAACGTCGCTGGACATCCGCACTCCATGATTCGGTTGATAAATTCGCGAGCCTACCGTTTTCGCAACATCGTGGAATGGCGCGAGCTCACTTTCCGTTGGCGCTAAGGACGTCGCCGAATTGCTCCCACGTGGTTCCATTCCAGCGCTGCAGCTGTAGCTGCGTGTAGGCCATGCTGCTCTCCGGACCCGTGTTGATGATAACACCCGGTATCAGCGTGGGAAGCGACAAGTTGCGTATGCTTCGCGACTGCTTGAGGATGTTGTCGCGCGAGAGATCGTTGCCGCACTGCTTGAGCACCTGCTCCAGGATCTGTCCCTGCTGGGTCCCGAACAGATAATTGTTATCGCCAATGTCCGCACCCGGCAGGTATTTCGCGAAATAATCGCGGTACCATTTGATGCCGGGATCGTCGTTCCACTTCTTGTCGTTCGGATCCTTGGTCATCGTCGCGGCGACGATGCCTACGGCCTTCTCCGGCCCCGCGGGGACGATGGTCGACGACACGGAGCTCGAAACGAAGTTGATCAGGAAGAGCGGCTTCCAGCCGATCTCGTCGGCCTTCTTGATCGCTTGTGCGGCGAATTTCGGCGTGCCCGCAACCAGAAACGCATCTGCGCCAGATGATTTCAGCGAGACGACGTGGGAGTCGATGGTCGGCTCGGTCACCTCGTAGGAGGACACGACGACCTTCTTGTCGAAATCGTCCTTGAGATAGCCCTTGAATGCATTGACGAAGTCCTTACCGAGGTCGTCGTTCTGATACAAAATGGCAATCTTCGCGTCCGGACGGGTCTGGGTGATGTATTTGGCATAGATCCGTCCCTCGGTGTCGTAGCTCGGCAACCCTGTCGTGGTCATGGGAAATTCGGCGAAATTCGTGAACTTCGTGACCCCGCTCACGACGAACAGATGCGGCACCTTCTTCGCGTTGGCGTATTTTATGGTGGCGCTGATGCCGGGCGTACCCAGCGGGCCGAACAGGAACGCCACCTCATCGCTTTCGATGAGTTTCCTGGTCTGCTCGACCGTCTTGGGCGGACTGTAAGCATCGTCGTAGGTGATGAGATTGATCTTGCGGCCATTGATGCCACCGCGCTCGTTGATCGAATTGATGTAGGCGGCCAGACCCTTCCCGGTATTGCTGAGCGGCGACGCGGGACCGCTAAACGGGAACGTCGCCCCCACTTTCACTTCGGCGCTTGTGACGCCGGGCGTTTCCGCACGCGCGTTCGCGCCGATAATCGTCGCGCCGATCGCGGCTGCCAGTATGGACTTCCTAAACATCGATACCTCCCTTGACCGACGACGGTTTTCATCACTCATCACGCGTCGGCGACCGGCTCCTGGTGCGGCTTCGCTCCATTCCTTGCAGCGCATCACTCAGACCGCGGTTGCGGCGTCGGACACCTTCCCGGCCCGCTCGATCGCGATCTCTCGCAGCTTGTGTTTGAGTATCTTGCCGGTGGAGGCTGCGGGCAGCGCATCGAGCACGATCAATTCAGTCGGGCGCTTGTAAGACGTGAGCTGTTGGGCCGAAAACGCCTTGAGGTCTTCGGCGCTAACGCTGGCGCCGCGGAGAAGCTGCACGAACGCGACGACCTCCTCGTTGCCATCAACTGGTCGTCCTACCACAGCTGATTGGACGACTTGGCCGTGTCCGTTCAGCACCGCCTCCACCTCGGCGGGATAAACGTTGAAGCCGGAGCGAATGATGAGTTCTTTGGTCCGGCCAGCAATGTAGAGATGCCCCTCGCTGTTCACCCGGGCGAGGTCCCCTGTGTTGAACCATCCCTGTTTATCGATCGCCGCGGCCGTCTGCCCGGGTGAACCATAGTAGCCAAGCATCACGTTGGGACCTCGGACGTGCAGTTCGCCCACTTCGCCGGTCGCCACCTTCTTGCCCTGCCTGTCCACAATCCGGTGCTCAATACCGGGAAGAAAGGGGCCGACCGAATCGTCCGAGACTGGGTGTTCGGAACGGACACCCGATAGGCCGGGCGAACATTCGGTTATGCCGTAATTGTTCAATAGCGGGATTCCGAACTCGTCCTCGATCCGCTTCTTCAGGTCGAGGTCGAGCGGCGCGCCGGCCACGGCTATGGTCCGCAGCTTGCCTCGCTCGAGTCGCTGGATGCCCTTGACCGCCTTGTGTTCGAGCAGACGCTGATATGTGGCGGGAACACCGAACAGGCTCGTAATCCCCTCCTCGGCGATGGCATGGGCCAGGGCGGCGGGATCGGCCTTCGCCACGACATACAATGTGCCGCCGTGCATCAGCGTGGCAATCAACAGGATCGTATACCCGACGATGTGGGACATCGGCAGCACGCCGTAGATGCGGTCCGTCGGGCCGCTATTGCGAAGAATTCCTGAAGTCCTTGCGGTAAATAGCAGATTGCGGTGGCTCAGCATGACCCCCTTCGGTGCACCGGTCGTGCCCGAGGTGTACAAGAGGCCTGCGACCTGGAGGGCGCCATCCTTCTCGACGGGCTCCGCTTGCGCATCCGCATTGAGAGGACCAATGCCGATTCCACCGAACTGTCCCACAGCGTCTATTTTGGCGCCGACGCGGCTGGCGTGATCGGCAGCTTCCTTGGAAAGTGCCGCGTTGAACAGCACGCGTCTAGCATCGCTGTGCGTCCCGATCAGATCGATCTCCCTGGCGGAGAGGCGCGGATTAACCGCAATGCCCCAAGCATCGAGCTTGCTCGCCGCGAAGAGCATCGCCCCCAGGGCCACGCTGTTCTCGCTTGCGATCATTACGCGATCGCCCGGCCCGATCCCCAAATCGGAAAGGTTCTTCGCCACGGCGTCGACAGCTTCCGAGAACTGCCGGTAGCTCCACGAACGCCCCCCTTCAACGAAGGCCGGATGATCCGGCATGTCCCGCACGAACGGCGCGTAGACCTCGTGTACCCTGGACGGCAGGCCGTCCAGCAGCTCGGCCGCCGTGATATCGTCCACGCTCCTCATGCCATCCTCCTCGCGCCTTGTTTTCGGGAGTGCTGCGCGGCCGCCTTCAAATCGGCGGGTTCGCTCCTTCACTTCCATCGGCCGGGCAAGTAAATAGTTCTAAAATAGAACTGTCAAGCCTGACAGATCGACCCTTGTGTTAGGCGCACGGATCTCCGAGCGTATACTACTAATTCCAATTTGGAATTTGTTGTTCTAGACGCAAATCGTTCGGAGAAATCAGTGGGATAAGACGCGCTTCAGAAAGCGCGCCCTGCTCGTTGAAACGCACAGTCGCGGCAATCAGCGCTCGTTAGAATCTGCCGGTCCTGCGTGAATGCTTGCTTTGCGCGCGCAGATTCTAGAGGCCCCTGTTGAGGCTTGGCGTACATTCGGCCGCCGCGTTCAGGCAAACCGCGAACGGCAGAGGCGGCGTAGTTCGTTAGCGGCTCG includes:
- a CDS encoding crotonase/enoyl-CoA hydratase family protein; its protein translation is MNDTKTQVGQIRTEVHGYVFKIIIDNVAKKNSFSPQMMAQISDAMTLLDRTDDYWVGVLCAEGPDFTAGLDMPKFFGPKAENTEIKAGNIDAFALKSRCRKPIVTAVQGICFTIGIEMMLAGDIVVAADDARFCQMESKRGIAPLGGAHFRYLTRAGWGDAMYHLFLCDEFNAARAHKIGLVQEVVAPGQQVARAMEIAQLIAKNAPIGIQVTKEAALKYIEAGEIAAIDYIPKIKDRVFSSEDMKEGIQSFVERRSAVFRGK
- a CDS encoding TetR/AcrR family transcriptional regulator, with protein sequence MRYPKDHGQQTPRRIVESASYGLRQNGADGLSVVDLMKLADLTHGGFYTYFKSRDALVVEALALAMDRTVAHWLDLTQGLPAEKGFDAVVEAYLSPRHRNNRACGCALPALAADIGRSGHEARRTFAGRLEKMIDIIAGLIPKRSPSDARRAAAGAIATMVGSIVLARAAGDKRLSDALLEAGRQAVRNQTRNTTAEASPADRI
- a CDS encoding winged helix-turn-helix transcriptional regulator, with the protein product MARAMEVVGDRWSILILREAYYGVKRFDEFEYYIGIAPNILSTRLKKFIDAGVMTRVPLAEHAGRYEYVLTEKGRDFFPAYLALKKWGDDWLAEPAGPQVVFRERAGRPIEYPALRTSGGKPLRLEDVEIVAGTGAVPFNRKRFGGDAADRAAAGPKAPVSRRKRK
- a CDS encoding xanthine dehydrogenase family protein molybdopterin-binding subunit, with protein sequence MLHMAVLRSPHAYAKIRNVDLSAAKIAPGVRLVLSGKALAGKIGPIVPNWIIPGSNVPFRSAVATDCVRFVGECVALVVAETLAEAYDAVGRIDVEYDVLPAVIDEEVAIREGAPQLHDNVPGNITTIYKVRGGDYQNAAREADHVIGLRVVNNRLIPTCMETRAVVASPEPDGTLTVYIGSQVPHMHRRWIAETVGIPEHQLRVVAPDIGGGFGAKMHLYPEDLLCPYLARELGAPVKWWESRSESHQSTSHGRAHTENIEVAFRNDGKILGLKVETLGNVGAYLSNMASGGPTVNTINFGTGTYKIDNYEAISRVVMTNTVPVDAYRGYGRPEGAYIAERAIDAVARHLKLDQVEVRRKNFVQSTEFPYRPYGSTGVMYDSGNYQGLLDKALAAFDYEGRRSECQALRGSGIYRGIGVAAYTHMCGMAPSRRLAVSGFDRGGWESARVSIDSSGRATIYSGSMSQGQGHITSLSQIAADVLQIPIEDIDIVQGDTRQVQAGHGTFNSRSMAVGGSSVHVSSQRIVAKAKKIAAGMLEVDEKDVSYSAGAFSVPGTDIAPVTFPKVARMAYVGHKLPDGVAPGLDETVFYDPTGMGSPSGVHLAYVEVDPETGIVDILDYVAIDDVGTLINPRLAAGQIHGGVVQGIAQALYEEVSYDPDNGQLLTGSLLDYAVPRAEHVPNIRSLFQQTPSPTNPIGVKGIGESGSIAAPPCMVHAVLDALSPFGIKHLDMPLTPPRVWAAVQQARMGASQ
- a CDS encoding CaiB/BaiF CoA transferase family protein; this translates as MSGIRVVDFSRVLAGPLCARTLQDLGAEVIKIEPPSPDVSRFAFPSTDGMSGYYAQQNAGKRNVSINLNIPGAYELTLKLCDTADIVVENFRAGTLSFFGLDYTTLSKRNPRLIYASITGYGQGGPWRSRMAYAPTVQAEAGFTENSVRHYGSALTEPRTDSLSHADVYAGLQAVIAILAALNSRQRTGQGQYIDIAMAATLLAVNERAHVDLSDDDIGAEPAVLGATDCSFFTGPQGEHFTVATSIIGSRTFPSWLRAMRRVDLMEDPRFSSAAARRLNFGVLHQIIQSWILTFPDMATLDAQFDEAKIAMGEIRSIKELTASEWSDYWGAVQRVPDRSGGEYRLPGRPWHFSAEELTPIGTPAFQGEHNFAVFSELGVSEVELKRLSEAGALVSHRRALESDIVAKPEAEPGQAA
- a CDS encoding SDR family oxidoreductase, whose translation is MGSIKKAFDLTGKNALVTGGSRGLGLQIAEALGEQGARVLISSRKSQDLEKAQAHLAGLGIKSDWIAADNSRDEDVKRLTDEAIKKLGRVDILVNNAGATWGAPTEDHPIEAWDKVMNLNIRSLFLLSQQIAKHSMIPNKYGRIINLASIAGLFGSSGDMQMVAYNTSKGAVVNFTRALAGSWGRYGITANALAPGFFPSRMTKGTIEAVGVEKLAAGAPLSRIGDEDDLKGAAVLFASDAGKHITGQILAVDGGLTSVISSS
- a CDS encoding enoyl-CoA hydratase/isomerase family protein produces the protein MSEDALVTCEQRGNISVLTMVYRPYNLLGPKLLNAIVEQVEAAQRAGSRAIVVRSGLRHFSAGADLDIFEKRVEAGSADHGGENRRLNGVEFLRFMELLPIPLIASVHGVCLGGGLELALSCDYIVAASSAKIGSVEATLGLHPLLGGIQRQVQRIGAQRAKEMSMLARRYDAPTLEKWGLINLTVPEESLETATMAIAEEFAQGPTVAHAATKELAHIAVNQGVVAADEAMARVQAPIWASEDLKTGLASFRKNGPGLAKFAGR
- a CDS encoding FAD binding domain-containing protein; its protein translation is MIPAAFDYVRASSLAQAIDLLRDDPEGTKLLAGGHTLLPALKLRLASPELLVDIGGISELKEIEISETGIRIGALATHAELLNSEPLYRDLPIFRQAASLIADPQVRNRGTIGGSLANADPAADWPAVAVALQAEIEIVGPNGLRRVAARDFFIDIFSTVLEPDEILVSVHIPRPRTGMHFIYRKIRHPASGFAVVGIAVGVRLQEGAVDGISIGVTGAANHAFAGQRASDFLIGKTLSRDNIEQAAKLLSETTECLSDRYASAEYRANLIRIETRRALFALAS